In Antennarius striatus isolate MH-2024 chromosome 8, ASM4005453v1, whole genome shotgun sequence, a single window of DNA contains:
- the rfc1 gene encoding replication factor C subunit 1, with protein sequence MDIRRFFQPTSAKPAAQKSTSKGDIKAEKKKNSLSDEEVKKKATKVKSKPEEKHKVGDKKRKKHGVIDSDSDEEELARKSKKSPPKKSKMRMTEQPSKKDPVQYVSETDSDSDTFQSLKKVSKPKQNGRAKPSKSNPESTHPGTKMVKSPGKSSSTQSKSTAKSPVTPKTAPPPSPKQTPTSVLEYFGSAAIQRSDKKLVGSTKRKAPTEDTDELISDEQIARALQMDEDMELEKQVHEDEDFARTLAMLDNEPQAKKARKGSDDKTIPVTSPKKSSSNYAASSTSSSSKSSQRCNVSDDAMTQSHKKNADQVKTSSKLAMMKKKDEEGDEGLKVKAAVSPRKPKISPKKEPLASSSPDMKVTPTTAKTSPKKPEGTSPDDTQKKINTSAYRNYLNRDGPRALGSKEIPKGAENCLEGCVFVVTGVLESMERDEAKSLIERYGGKVTSNISKKTTYLVQGRDSGVSKLEKAQSFGTQILDEDGLLELIRTTPGKKSKYVIAAEAERKVSVTRTPPSKTSKSTPKSQKTSPSKGNSTSPHTPSPSKTSLVQGHGAKFKEGGTPAGRGSRYTARRDLALSSSSPSSSGLSSLSTGECDSLLWVDKYRPLSLKAVIGQQGDQSCANKLLRWLQNWYKHHGGNASKPPAARFGKFGGGKDDGSGYKAALLSGPPGVGKTTTAALVCEELGFSYVEMNASCTRSKKNLKEVVAESLNNTTIENFYKGTSQTVSSKHVLIMDEVDGMAGNEDRGGIQEMIGLIKNSKIPIICMCNDRNHMKIRSLANYCYDLRFQRPRVEQIKGAMMSMAYKEGIKIPPPALNEMILAAGQDIRQVIHNLSMWSAKDRVMSYDQCKSDAAKARKDTKMGPFDVCRKVFSSGEETSHMSLIDKLDLFFHDYSLAPLFVQENYLHVRPQAAGGNMKSHLVLLSKTADSISDGDLVDRRIRSGQNWSLLPTQAIYASVLPGELMKGYMSQFPTFPSWLGKNSSTGKHSRIIQELASHMSLKTLSSRQAVNLDYLHYLRQLLLSPLQKLGADGAGVAVQLLDDYQLLKEDVDSIMEISIWGGKPDPYSKLDSKVKSAFTRTYNKEAHLMPYSLQGVKKGRRGGGGVESELGGEDVDNDMQESEDEAEGLKTDAMIKKKAKAMKESNKEKTEDSGKGKGKGASKGKGKAKK encoded by the exons ATG GACATCAGGAGGTTCTTTCAGCCGACTTCAGCCAAACCTGCGGCGCAGAAATCGACCTCAAAAGGGGACATTaaagcagagaagaaaaagaattctCTGTCAGACGAGGAAGTGAAGAAGAAAGCGACTAAA GTCAAAAGCAAGCCTGAGGAGAAACACAAGGTTGGTGACAAAAAACGAAAGAAACATGGAGTCATAGATTCAG ATTCTGATGAAGAAGAATTAGCCCGGAAGTCAAAgaaatcccccccaaaaaaatcaaaaatgagaATGACTGAGCAGCCTTCCAAAAAAGATCCTGTGCAGTATGTCTCTGAAACAG aCTCAGACAGTGATACTTTTCAGTCTTTGAAGAAAGTCTCCAAACCCAAGCAGAATGGTAGAGCCAAACCATCAAAGTCAAATCCTGAGAGCACTCACCCTGGAACAAAGATGGTGAAGTCGCCTGGCAAATCCTCTTCCACACAGAGTAAAAGTACAGCAAAGTCTCCTGTCACCCCAAAGACAGCCCCACCTCCTTCACCCAAACAAACCCCCACCTCTGTACTAGAATACTTCGGCAGTGCGGCAATTCAGCGCTCTGATAAGAAGCTCGTAGGCAGCACCAAGCGAAAGGCT CCAACTGAGGACACAGATGAGCTCATTAGCGATGAACAAATTGCCAGAGCACTGCAGATGGACGAGGACATGGAG CTAGAAAAGCAGGTTCATGAAGATGAGGACTTTGCCAGAACGTTGGCGATGCTGGATAATGAGCCTCAAGCAAAGAAG GCTCGTAAAGGCTCAGATGATAAAACAATCCCTGTCACATCTCCCAAAAAGAGCAGTTCAAACTATGCTGCCAGCAGTACCTCCAGCTCTTCGAAGTCCAGTCAAAGATGCAACGTGTCGGACGATGCAATGACTCAGTCTCATAAGAAGAACGCTGACCAGGTCAAAACCAGCTCTAAACTGGCtatgatgaagaaaaaagatgagGAGGGAGATGAAGGTCTGAAGGTGAAAGCTGCAGTTTCCCCCAGAAAACCAAAAATCTCTCCCAAAAAGGAGCCACTTGCTTCGTCAAGCCCAGACATGAAGGTCACACCCACCACAGCCAAGACTTCTCCCAAGAAACCAGAG GGCACAAGTCCTGATGATACACAGAAGAAGATCAACACATCAGCTTACAGGAACTACCTCAACAGAGATGGGCCCCGAGCTCTGGGCTCCAAGGAAATTCCTAAG ggtGCAGAGAATTGTTTGGAgggctgtgtgtttgtggtgactGGTGTCCTGGAATCAATGGAAAGAGATGAAGCCAAGTCCCTGATCGAGCGCTACGGAGGCAAAGTGACAAGCAACATCAGCAAAAAGACCACCTACCTGGTGCAGGGCAGAGACAGTGGCGTCTCAAAGCTTGAAAAG GCACAGAGTTTTGGTACCCAGATCCTGGATGAGGATGGTCTGTTAGAGCTGATCAGGACAACACCAGGAAAGAAGTCCAAATATGTCATTGCTGCGGAGGCTGAG aGGAAGGTGTCAGTGACCCGCACGCCCCCCAGTAAAACTTCAAAGAGCACCCCCAAATCTCAGAAGACGTCTCCCTCCAAAGGTAACTCTACATCGCCTCACACCCCAAGTCCGTCAAAGACCAGCTTGGTGCAAGGCCACGGTGCCAAGTTCAAGGAAGGTGGAACTCCAGCTGGGAGAGGCTCACGTTACACAGCTAGGAGAGACCTGGCgctttcatcttcttctccatcttcttctggATTGTCATCCTTATCGACTGGAGAGTGCGACAGTCTGCTGTGGGTTGACAAGTACCGGCCGCTGTCTTTGAAGGCTGTTATTGGCCAGCAGGGAGATCAGAGCTGTGCCAATAAGCTGCTACGTTGGCTGCAGAACTGGTACAAACACCACGGCGGGAATGCTTCTAAGCCACCAG CTGCAAGGTTTGGTAAGTTtggaggaggaaaagatgaTGGATCAGGATACAAAGCTGCTCTGCTCTCTGGACCTCCGGGTGTTGGGAAGACCACAACAGCTGCCCTGGTCTGTGAG GAATTGGGCTTCAGTTATGTGGAGATGAATGCTAGCTGCACTCGCAGTAAGAAGAATTTGAAAGAAGTTGTCGCAGAATCTCTTAACAACACAACCATTGAAAATTTCTACAAAG GCACGTCTCAGACTGTGAGCAGCAAACATGTCCTGATCATGGATGAGGTAGACGGCATGGCTGGCAATGAGGACCGTGGAGGAATCCAG GAGATGATCGGCCTGATCAAAAATTCAAAGATTCCCATTATCTGCATGTGCAACGATCGTAACCACATGAAAATCAGGTCACTGGCCAACTACTGCTATGACCTCCGGTTCCAGAGACCACGAGTCGAGCAGATCAAG GGAGCCATGATGTCCATGGCTTACAAGGAGGGAATCAAAATCCCACCCCCAGCTCTTAATGAAATGATCCTAGCTGCCGGTCAGGATATCCGACAG GTGATCCACAATCTGAGTATGTGGTCAGCCAAAGACAGAGTGATGTCTTATGACCAGTGTAAGTCTGACGCAGCCAAAGCCCGCAAGGACACGAAGATGGGGCCGTTTGATGTTTGTAGGAAGGTGTTTTCATCAGGGGAGGAGACATCCCACATGAGCCTCATCGACAAACTGGATCTCTTTTTCCACGACTACTCACTAGCACCACTCTTTGTTCAAGagaactaccttcatgttcggCCACAAGCTGCTGG TGGTAATATGAAGTCTCACCTAGTTTTGCTCAGCAAGACAGCTGACTCCATTTCTGATGGAGacctggtggacagacggatCCGCTCTGGGCAGAACTGGTCACTACTGCCAACCCAG GCCATTTATGCCAGTGTGCTACCAGGCGAGCTCATGAAAGGCTACATGAGTCAGTTTCCCACTTTTCCCAGCTGGCTCGGCAAGAATTCTTCTACTGGTAAACATTCCCGCATCATCCAGGAGCTGGCCTCACACATGAGTTTAAA GACTCTGAGCAGCAGACAGGCGGTAAACCTGGACTACCTCCATTACCTGCGGCAGCTGCTGCTGAGCCCGCTGCAAAAACTCGGAGCAGATGGAGCTGGCGTAGCCGTGCAGCTGCTGGACGATTACCAGCTCCTCAAGGAGGACGTGGATAGCATCATGGAGATCAGCATCTGGGGAGGAAAACCCGATCCGTACTCCAAACTGGACTCTAAG GTGAAGTCGGCATTTACACGGACCTACAACAAAGAAGCTCACCTGATGCCATACTCCCTGCAAGGAGTAAAAAAGGGTCGTCGTGGTGGGGGCGGTGTAGAGTCAGAGTTGGGAGGCGAGGATGTGGACAACGACATGCAGGAGTCTGAGGATGAGGCAGAGGGCCTCAAAACAGATGCCATGATCAAA AAGAAGGCTAAAGCTATGAAGGAATCAAATAAAGAGAAGACAGAAGATTCTGGGAAGGGGAAAGGGAAAGGGGCAAGCAAGGGGAAGGGCAAGGccaagaaataa